In a single window of the Lolium perenne isolate Kyuss_39 unplaced genomic scaffold, Kyuss_2.0 unplaced45, whole genome shotgun sequence genome:
- the LOC127322762 gene encoding uncharacterized protein, whose protein sequence is MEKAWHQANSCEEEVTAKSTELTATAKRWTDDFSALDRGLAAAFPETQEAALAAVGVARDSRRRETGEGSSEYFSMEDHLASMAARIEPVTKLGWELRKAAEELVPMLWPGEAAPQDISGLISSMEQAPDRFLDWKESATHAGADMALSFVLSWYNEVDLGQLEFRRAGVEDKLPADFKAARLARASTIADFVDKTLFVADPNPPPSDGEYMDDEEAEDVPEDDPAAGSTDAPPA, encoded by the exons ATGGAGAAGGCATGGCATCAGGCGAACTCCTGCGAG gaggaggtcactgccaagtccacagagctgacggctaccgcaaagcgttggaccgacgattttagcgcgcttgatcgcggcttggcgg cggccttcccggagacgcaggaggcggctttggcagccgttggcgtcgcgcgcgattccaggaggcgggaaaccggcgagggcagctcggagtacttctccatggaggaccatctggcgtccatggctgcccgcatcgagcccgtcaccaagctcggctgggagctgcggaaggcggccgaagagctggtgcccatgctgtggcctggggaggcggcgccgcaagacatctccggcctcatctcctcgatggagcaggcgccggaccgcttcctcgactggaaggagtcggccacgcacgCCGGTGCCgatatggcgctgtccttcgtcctctcctggtacaacgaggtggacctggggcagcttgagttccggcgagccggcgtggaggacaagctcccagccgacttcaaggccgcccgccttgctcgagccagcaccattgccgacttcgtcgacaagacgctcttcgtcgcggacccgaaccctcctccatccgatggagaatacatggatgatgaggaggcggaagatgtgcctgaggacgacccggccgccggctccactgatgcccctccggcttag
- the LOC139834381 gene encoding uncharacterized protein, translating to MRTHKIGHMSGRFDPNRTSKVPLTKAQVASRVNHITKANLAEDWSYGLVPCDRNHPPARVFERQNAEDGDLATKRWTPDLVDPADQAGDHAGDDDLPQAPDLGGQGEHNPPPSPEHQEEEEPATSGTGPIPAVPLRTRPPSTTATSAPKGTKRAGSTAAAESRAK from the exons atgcgcacccacaagatcgggcacatgtccggccggttcgatccgaaccggacgtccaaggtgccgctcaccaaggcccaggtggccagccgggtgaaccacatcaccaaggcgaacctggcggaggactggagctacgggctggtgccctgcgacaggaaccatccaccggcgcgg gtttttgagcgccagaacgccgaggacggcgacctggcgacgaagaggtggacgccggatctcgtcgatccggctgaccaagccggcgaccatgccggcgacgacgacctgccgcaggcgcctgatctaggcggccagggggagcacaatccgcccccttcaccagagcaccaggaggaggaggagccggcgacgtccggcacggggccaatccccgccgtgcctctgcgcacgaggccgccaagcaccacggcgacttcggcacccaagggcacgaagagagccggctccaccgccgccgcggagTCGAGGGCGAAGTAA